The sequence below is a genomic window from Geothermobacter hydrogeniphilus.
CGAATTTGACAACCTCGTTGCGGTAGCCGGCAGCCGTCACATTCTGCTTGTATCCCAGTGTATACAGATAGCTGTCGTCGACATACATCTCGCCGACACTGCTGCTGTTCAGGGAACCGTCGTAACCGGAAAGGCTGATTGCGACCGGAGAGGAGAAGCTCCGGGGCTGGTAGTTGGGATTCAGGGTTGTCCCATCCGCCAGGTAATAGGGTTCATCCGCCTTGGCTGTATCCGCGATCGAGACACTGGTCCGGTAAACACTTGGCCCGCCCCCGTAATAGATTTCGTTGCCGTAGGTTGCGACATCATATACGGAATACGCGGGAACTCCCGTGAAAACAGAAAATTCATAATACCCCACCGCCAGTGCCGACGAAGCCGTCAGAATCATGCCCAGGGCCCACAAAAAACATATTTTCTTCATCGTCCTCTCCTCTTAGGTGCACGACAATCGTGATTGGCAGATGGCCGGTCAACATCGGCCAGACAAACGGTCCATGCTTCCCGGAACATCAAGTTCGATGCCAAAAAGATTTTCATGTATTTTCAGCATGTTGAAAGACTGGAGGAGGGCCGGCAAGAAACTCTGTCAAAAAAACCGACGACAACCGGCCGTAAACCGGTCACCTCCTGAAAACCATTTTATTTCAGCAGCTTCAACGACAGTCAGAAAAACAACGGCGTTTCACGCAACAATAAACATTGGTAGGTTGTAAAAAAAATCGACCCTGAATGCTGAAAAGAAAACTGAACAATTATGCTATCCTTCCGACCACGATGAGAGCGTCAGATCAGGGTGAAGCCACCGTGAACATCAATAACCTGTTCCCATGTCGACCGGGCCCACATCATTCTCGGGGGGGCTGCGCATGCGGCGCCTGATTGTCAACGCCGATGATTTCGGCGCCGGCAGTGCCACCGACCGGGGCATCCTGCAGGCCTTCCGTCGGGGCATCGTCACCAGCGCCTCGCTGCTGGCCAACGCCCCGCACACCAGCGGGGCGGCCATCATGGCCGAGGATGCCGGGCTGCCCGTCGGCGTCCACCTCAACCTGGCTGACGGATACCCGTTGACCGGCCCCATCCCCGGACTGAGCACCGGCAACGGCCGTTTCCCGGGGAAAAAACAATTGCGGCGGATACTGATCAGCGGCCCTCCCGAACCGGATGCCGTCCGCCGGGAGTTGGCCGCCCAGATCGAACGAATCATGGAACTGGGACTGACCCCGGACCACATCGATACCCATCAGCACTTTTTCCTCTTTCCATCGATGACCGGGCTGGTTCTTGATCTGGCCGGCGAGTACGATATCCGGGCGCTGCGTATGCCGCTGCCGGCAGAGGACCCGGCAGACGACCCCGAGGGGGCGTTGGGAGAGGAATTGGCACTCTACCGGCGGCTCGCACCCGCGCTCCGGAAGCCACTTGAACAACGATCCATCCGAACGCCGCGGGGGTTGTTCGGCATGCCCCGGCTCAACCGGTTCGACCGCCCGGCCCTGGAACAGATCATCCGGCAGTTGCCGCCGGGCAACTGGGAATTGATGGTCCACCCCGGCCATGTCGATCGGGAGAATCCCTTCGGCGGCCCGCCGCGCGAAGTTGAACTGCAGGCTCTGCTGGGCCCTCATCTCGACGACCTGATTGCCCAACACGGAATCCGCCTGATCGATTTTGGAGCCTTACAGTGAAGCTGTTGATCGTCATCCCCCGCCAGTCCCGGACCACCGGCAACCATGTCACCGCCTCCCGCTTCGCCGGCCGACTGCGACAACTGGGCTGGGACATCCGGCGGGTGGAAACCGACCCGCAGGATCCCACTCCCATTGTCG
It includes:
- a CDS encoding carbohydrate deacetylase, producing MRRLIVNADDFGAGSATDRGILQAFRRGIVTSASLLANAPHTSGAAIMAEDAGLPVGVHLNLADGYPLTGPIPGLSTGNGRFPGKKQLRRILISGPPEPDAVRRELAAQIERIMELGLTPDHIDTHQHFFLFPSMTGLVLDLAGEYDIRALRMPLPAEDPADDPEGALGEELALYRRLAPALRKPLEQRSIRTPRGLFGMPRLNRFDRPALEQIIRQLPPGNWELMVHPGHVDRENPFGGPPREVELQALLGPHLDDLIAQHGIRLIDFGALQ